The following are from one region of the Gryllotalpicola protaetiae genome:
- a CDS encoding bifunctional hydroxymethylpyrimidine kinase/phosphomethylpyrimidine kinase, whose protein sequence is MTGPRRVPRVLSIAGTDPTGGAGIHADLKSIAANGGYGMAVVTALVAQNTQGVRSVHVPPVAFLAEQLDAVSDDVDIDAVKIGMLAGVDVIRAVADWLDRVRPPVVVLDPVMVATSGDRLLDADAVEALRGLLSRADLVTPNVPELAILAGEPAAGTWDDVLEQAIRVAAQHRVRVLAKGGHLTGQHLPDALVDPTGGTVIVTEFSGTRIETSNTHGTGCSLSSAIATLVAGSGDWANAAAESKRWLTESIRHGPELHVGVGHGPISHFAGLWNRGGIVTAPTASEVEADWWAEIAGIRADIDDLPFVRGLGDGTLDRDVFLRYLAQDALYLRDYARMLAVAASLAPTPDEQAFWAGSAQGAIAEEMSLHESWLTNADGSLRTAGLDSVTTAYLNHLLAAAARSDYHLLIAALLPCFWVYQDVGERLRPLSHPEHPYRSWLDTYADPVFAASVRQAIDIVTKAATGAGDAGRAAMREAFRASAEHERRFFDAQGA, encoded by the coding sequence GTGACCGGGCCGAGGCGGGTGCCGAGGGTGCTGAGCATCGCAGGGACCGACCCGACGGGGGGCGCCGGCATCCACGCGGATCTGAAGAGCATCGCCGCGAACGGCGGCTACGGCATGGCCGTGGTCACCGCGCTCGTGGCGCAGAACACGCAGGGTGTCCGCTCGGTGCACGTGCCCCCGGTGGCTTTTCTCGCTGAGCAGCTCGACGCAGTGTCCGACGATGTCGACATCGACGCCGTCAAGATCGGGATGCTCGCAGGCGTCGACGTGATCCGCGCGGTCGCGGACTGGCTCGACCGGGTGCGGCCCCCGGTCGTCGTGCTCGATCCGGTGATGGTCGCCACCAGCGGCGACCGGTTGCTGGATGCGGACGCCGTGGAGGCGCTGCGAGGTCTGCTCTCCCGCGCCGACCTCGTGACTCCAAACGTCCCCGAGCTGGCGATCCTCGCCGGCGAACCCGCCGCCGGTACGTGGGACGACGTGCTGGAACAGGCCATCCGGGTCGCGGCGCAGCACCGGGTGCGGGTGCTCGCCAAGGGCGGGCACCTCACAGGGCAGCATCTGCCCGACGCTCTCGTTGACCCGACTGGCGGGACTGTGATCGTGACCGAGTTCTCCGGCACCCGCATCGAGACCAGCAACACGCACGGCACCGGATGCTCGCTGTCCTCCGCGATCGCCACCCTGGTCGCCGGCAGCGGCGACTGGGCGAACGCAGCAGCGGAGTCCAAGCGCTGGCTCACAGAGAGTATTCGTCACGGGCCGGAGCTCCACGTCGGCGTAGGGCACGGCCCGATCAGCCACTTCGCCGGCCTCTGGAACCGCGGCGGGATAGTCACCGCGCCCACCGCGTCGGAGGTCGAGGCCGACTGGTGGGCCGAGATCGCAGGCATCCGCGCCGACATCGACGACCTGCCCTTCGTGCGCGGACTCGGCGACGGCACCCTGGACCGTGACGTTTTCCTGCGCTACCTCGCGCAGGACGCCCTTTATCTACGCGACTATGCCCGCATGCTCGCCGTCGCTGCGAGTCTTGCCCCGACGCCGGACGAGCAAGCTTTCTGGGCCGGATCCGCACAAGGCGCCATCGCGGAAGAGATGAGCCTGCACGAGAGCTGGCTCACCAACGCGGATGGGTCGCTCCGCACGGCCGGACTCGACTCTGTGACCACGGCTTACCTGAACCATCTGCTCGCCGCCGCCGCCCGCAGCGACTACCACCTGCTCATCGCCGCGCTGCTGCCCTGCTTCTGGGTATATCAGGACGTCGGCGAGCGACTTCGCCCGCTCTCGCACCCGGAGCACCCGTACCGCTCGTGGCTCGACACCTACGCCGATCCGGTCTTCGCCGCTTCCGTCCGTCAGGCAATCGATATCGTCACCAAGGCGGCGACTGGCGCAGGCGACGCGGGACGCGCGGCAATGCGGGAAGCTTTCCGCGCGTCCGCCGAACACGAACGCCGTTTCTTCGATGCGCAGGGAGCTTGA
- a CDS encoding HigA family addiction module antitoxin codes for MSKAHEPITPGEILQTEFLEPLGITAYRLAQATGLPQTRLSEIIRGKRRITTDTALRLSQAFGLSERFWLNLQTDYDIELAHDENDPELSQVERLVMSQDMVDSSASVDL; via the coding sequence ATGAGCAAGGCACACGAGCCGATCACGCCGGGGGAGATCCTGCAGACCGAGTTCTTGGAGCCGCTTGGCATCACCGCGTACCGGCTCGCTCAGGCGACGGGTCTGCCGCAGACTCGGCTGAGCGAGATCATCCGCGGCAAGCGGCGCATCACGACCGACACCGCGCTGCGGCTGTCGCAGGCATTCGGACTCTCCGAGCGGTTCTGGCTGAACCTGCAGACCGACTACGACATCGAACTCGCACACGACGAGAACGATCCCGAGCTCAGCCAGGTCGAACGCCTTGTGATGTCTCAGGACATGGTTGACAGTTCTGCATCAGTAGATCTCTGA
- a CDS encoding type II toxin-antitoxin system RelE/ParE family toxin, whose amino-acid sequence MIQSFADEQTKKVWEREHVKRFGPDLQRAAQKKLRLLNAADVLNDLRIPPGNRLEKLSGDREGQHSIRINGQYRICFVWTAAGPAEVQIVDYH is encoded by the coding sequence GTGATCCAGTCCTTCGCGGATGAGCAGACGAAGAAGGTCTGGGAGCGCGAGCACGTCAAGAGATTCGGCCCCGATCTGCAACGCGCCGCCCAGAAGAAGCTGCGCCTGCTCAACGCGGCAGACGTTCTCAATGACCTACGCATTCCGCCGGGAAACCGGCTCGAGAAGCTCTCGGGCGACCGCGAGGGGCAGCACTCGATCCGCATCAATGGCCAATACCGAATCTGCTTCGTCTGGACGGCTGCCGGGCCGGCCGAAGTCCAAATCGTCGACTACCACTGA
- a CDS encoding RDD family protein produces the protein MRLRRLLAFAIDWCCMLAWVGLVAAVGVPLYALGVLNLSDALAQNLVGLSVVVPIVLAAARCESHPRAATVGKRVLRLTVEHDGGRPTFTLALLRNTLKLGTPWIVAHAAVFAVVDSSAQGATPAWAMWLLLGAYVLPVVWVVSLLLPGGQTLYDRLSSTRVASPKATIAAER, from the coding sequence GTGCGACTGCGTCGTCTGCTTGCCTTTGCGATCGACTGGTGCTGCATGCTCGCATGGGTCGGACTGGTTGCAGCTGTCGGTGTGCCGCTCTACGCACTTGGCGTTCTGAATCTGAGCGATGCACTGGCGCAGAATCTGGTCGGGCTCTCGGTCGTGGTCCCGATCGTTCTCGCTGCGGCGCGGTGCGAATCGCACCCACGCGCAGCGACCGTCGGCAAACGCGTCCTGCGCCTCACTGTCGAGCACGATGGGGGCCGACCGACATTCACGCTGGCGTTGCTACGCAACACCCTCAAGCTCGGCACTCCGTGGATCGTCGCCCACGCAGCGGTCTTTGCCGTGGTTGACAGCTCGGCGCAAGGCGCGACGCCCGCTTGGGCGATGTGGTTGCTCCTCGGCGCCTACGTCCTGCCCGTCGTCTGGGTCGTGTCCCTACTCCTGCCAGGCGGGCAAACTCTCTACGACCGGCTCAGCTCGACGCGGGTGGCATCACCAAAAGCGACTATCGCTGCAGAACGCTAG
- a CDS encoding diacylglycerol kinase family protein, with protein MPRRLIVAINPTAAFGRHHGAGAAASEIFAATGHTVIEVRQPNYELLRREVEREVRAVDAPDRAALIVVGGDGMVSLGVNAVAETGIPLGVVPVGTGNDTARNIGMPIGDPAAAARQIVAALSGDAQAVDAGRVVHGPHTTWMLGALSAGFDAAVNERANFMSWPNSERRYTIAVVRELLTFRAPHYRVVVDGHERAFSAMLVAIANHTSIGGGMKIAPDAEMNDGFFDLFVVDRMSKLRFLRIFPKVFKGEHTGEPEVHLERVRSVRIEAAGVVAYADGERVGPLPVEVSIVPGAVRLLR; from the coding sequence ATGCCCAGACGACTGATCGTCGCGATCAACCCGACCGCCGCCTTCGGGCGCCACCACGGCGCGGGCGCCGCCGCGTCGGAGATCTTCGCCGCAACCGGCCACACCGTCATCGAGGTGCGGCAGCCGAACTACGAGCTGCTGCGGCGCGAGGTCGAGCGTGAGGTGCGCGCGGTCGACGCACCCGATCGCGCGGCGCTGATCGTCGTCGGCGGCGACGGCATGGTGAGCCTCGGCGTCAACGCGGTGGCCGAGACGGGCATCCCGCTCGGCGTCGTGCCCGTCGGCACCGGCAACGACACCGCCCGCAACATCGGCATGCCGATCGGCGACCCCGCTGCCGCGGCGAGGCAGATCGTGGCGGCTCTGTCCGGTGACGCGCAGGCGGTGGATGCCGGACGCGTCGTGCACGGCCCCCACACCACCTGGATGCTCGGCGCCCTCTCGGCCGGCTTCGACGCCGCCGTGAACGAGCGGGCGAACTTCATGTCGTGGCCGAACAGCGAGCGGCGCTACACGATCGCCGTCGTGCGCGAGCTGCTCACCTTCCGCGCGCCGCACTACCGGGTCGTCGTCGACGGGCACGAGCGCGCGTTCTCGGCGATGCTCGTGGCGATCGCGAACCACACGTCGATCGGCGGCGGCATGAAAATCGCGCCCGACGCCGAGATGAACGACGGATTCTTCGACCTGTTCGTCGTCGATCGGATGTCGAAGCTCCGGTTCCTGCGCATCTTCCCGAAAGTGTTCAAAGGCGAGCACACGGGGGAGCCCGAGGTGCATCTCGAGCGGGTGCGCTCGGTGCGCATCGAGGCGGCCGGCGTGGTCGCTTACGCGGACGGCGAGCGGGTGGGGCCCTTGCCCGTCGAGGTGTCCATCGTGCCCGGCGCGGTGCGTCTGCTGCGATAG
- a CDS encoding MBL fold metallo-hydrolase yields MRITKLEHAAFILEKDGAKLVVDPGSFARPLPDATGVAAIVITHEHADHWDAPHLQAVLDANPAAPIYAPQGVADAASDFDITVVAPGDSVVAGPFELEFFGGTHAVIHSSIPVVDNVGVSVDGGALYYPGDSFAVPDGVEVDVLAAPSSAPWLKVGEAIDFVLAVKPRRAFPTHEMINSDAGKAMAKARIEWAAQQNGGTLLDLTPGASAEL; encoded by the coding sequence ATGCGCATCACAAAGCTGGAACACGCCGCATTCATCCTCGAGAAGGACGGCGCCAAGCTCGTCGTCGACCCTGGCAGCTTCGCCCGACCGCTGCCCGACGCGACCGGCGTCGCGGCGATCGTCATCACCCACGAGCACGCTGACCACTGGGACGCCCCGCACCTGCAGGCCGTCCTCGACGCGAACCCGGCCGCGCCGATCTACGCGCCGCAGGGGGTCGCGGACGCGGCATCCGACTTCGACATCACCGTCGTCGCGCCCGGCGACTCGGTCGTCGCAGGCCCCTTCGAGCTCGAGTTCTTCGGCGGCACGCACGCGGTCATCCACTCGTCGATCCCCGTGGTCGACAACGTGGGCGTCTCGGTCGACGGCGGCGCCCTCTACTACCCGGGCGACTCGTTCGCCGTGCCGGACGGCGTCGAGGTCGACGTGCTCGCCGCCCCGTCGAGCGCACCGTGGCTCAAGGTCGGCGAGGCGATCGACTTCGTACTCGCCGTCAAGCCGCGCCGCGCGTTCCCGACGCACGAGATGATCAACTCCGACGCCGGCAAGGCGATGGCGAAGGCCCGCATCGAGTGGGCCGCTCAGCAGAACGGCGGCACCCTGCTCGACCTCACGCCAGGAGCGTCTGCCGAGCTGTGA